A window from Ferroacidibacillus organovorans encodes these proteins:
- the rpsQ gene encoding 30S ribosomal protein S17 — MSEVRNERKVRSGKVVSDKMQKTIVVAVETTMRHPLYGKRVKRTKKFKAHDEYNEAKIGDVVRIMETRPLSKDKNWRLVEIVEKAEIL; from the coding sequence ATGAGCGAAGTGCGTAATGAGCGAAAGGTACGAAGCGGTAAGGTTGTCAGCGACAAAATGCAAAAAACCATTGTCGTGGCCGTTGAAACGACGATGCGTCATCCGCTTTATGGCAAGCGAGTAAAGCGCACGAAAAAGTTCAAGGCGCATGATGAGTACAACGAGGCAAAAATTGGCGATGTTGTGCGGATCATGGAGACACGTCCACTTAGCAAAGACAAAAACTGGCGCTTGGTGGAGATTGTCGAGAAGGCTGAGATTCTTTGA
- the rplP gene encoding 50S ribosomal protein L16, which produces MLMPKRVLHRKEHRGRMTGMSKGGNEVTFGEYGLQALEPAWITNRQIEAARIAMTRYIRRGGKVWIKIFPSKPVTAKPAETRMGSGKGSPEKWVAVVKPGRILFELAGVPEEVAREALRLAAHKLPIKTKFVTRQEAGGESVEG; this is translated from the coding sequence ATGTTGATGCCAAAGCGCGTCTTACACCGTAAAGAACATCGCGGCCGTATGACGGGAATGAGCAAGGGCGGCAACGAGGTGACGTTTGGTGAATACGGTCTACAGGCGCTTGAGCCAGCGTGGATCACCAATCGACAAATTGAAGCTGCTCGTATCGCAATGACACGCTACATCCGTCGCGGCGGTAAAGTGTGGATCAAGATTTTCCCGAGCAAACCAGTGACGGCAAAGCCTGCTGAGACTCGGATGGGTAGTGGTAAGGGGTCTCCGGAAAAATGGGTGGCCGTTGTAAAACCTGGCCGTATTCTGTTTGAACTGGCTGGTGTTCCTGAAGAGGTTGCGCGCGAGGCGTTGCGTCTGGCCGCTCACAAACTTCCGATCAAGACGAAGTTTGTCACTCGCCAGGAAGCAGGGGGTGAATCGGTTGAAGGTTAA
- the rpmC gene encoding 50S ribosomal protein L29 yields MKVKEMRSKTNVEILQDIDSLKGELFNLRFQVATGQCENPMRIREVRKAIARAKTILRERELGIG; encoded by the coding sequence TTGAAGGTTAAAGAAATGCGTTCGAAGACAAACGTAGAGATTTTGCAGGATATCGATTCACTAAAAGGTGAACTGTTCAATTTGCGTTTTCAGGTTGCCACAGGCCAGTGTGAGAATCCGATGCGCATTCGCGAAGTTCGCAAAGCAATCGCGCGGGCAAAAACAATTTTGCGCGAACGTGAGCTTGGCATCGGTTAA
- the rpsC gene encoding 30S ribosomal protein S3, translating into MGQKVNPTGLRIGIIRDWESKWFASKKDYRGLLHEDLRIREFVLRRLKDASVSHVQIERSPNRINVTVQTAKPGMVIGKGGTEVDTLRNTLSDMTGKRVHINITEIKSADLDAKLVADNIALQLQRRVAFRRAMKQAMQRTLRAGAKGIKVQVSGRLGGADIARTEGYSEGTVPLHTLRADIDYALSEAHTTFGRIGVKVWIYRGEILPTKVKKEAEQPEL; encoded by the coding sequence TGGGATCATTCGCGACTGGGAATCAAAATGGTTTGCGTCCAAGAAGGACTACCGCGGTCTCTTGCACGAAGACCTGCGCATTCGCGAATTTGTGTTACGTCGGTTGAAGGATGCGTCGGTCTCCCACGTGCAGATCGAGCGTTCACCGAATCGCATCAATGTGACCGTGCAAACGGCAAAGCCTGGCATGGTGATTGGCAAAGGCGGCACGGAAGTGGATACGCTTCGCAATACGCTTAGCGACATGACCGGTAAGCGTGTGCACATCAACATCACAGAAATCAAATCGGCGGATCTCGACGCAAAACTTGTTGCGGACAACATCGCATTACAGTTGCAGCGTCGTGTAGCATTTCGGCGCGCGATGAAACAGGCGATGCAGCGAACGCTTCGCGCAGGAGCGAAAGGGATCAAGGTTCAAGTCTCTGGTCGTCTTGGCGGTGCGGATATTGCCCGCACAGAAGGCTATTCAGAAGGTACGGTTCCTCTGCACACCCTTCGCGCAGATATCGACTATGCACTCTCTGAGGCGCATACGACATTTGGCCGTATTGGTGTAAAGGTATGGATTTATCGTGGGGAGATTCTCCCGACTAAAGTGAAAAAAGAGGCGGAACAGCCCGAACTCTAA